In the genome of Vicinamibacterales bacterium, the window CCCATGTCGAGCATCTCGTCGGCTTCGTCGAGCACGAGCACTTCGACCGCGGCGAGGTTCAGCGTCTGCCGGCGCAGGTGATCGAGCACGCGTCCCGGCGTGCCGACCACGACTTCCGCCCCGCGGCGAAGCGCGCGGATCTGGTGATCCATCGGCGCGCCGCCGTAGACGGGCACCACGTTCAGGTTCGAGCCCTTCGCGTACTTGTGGAGGGCTTCGGCGACCTGCATCGCCAGCTCGCGGGTCGGCACCAGCACCAGCGCGCGGGCCTTGCCGCGGTTGGTCTTGGTGTCTTCCGACAGCTTGTTGAGCAGCGGCAGCGCGAACGCCGCCGTCTTGCCCGTGCCGGTGGCGGCCTGGCCGAGCATGTCGTTGCCGGCCAGCAGCACCGGGATGGCTTCACGCTGGATGGGCGTGGGTTCTTCGTAGCCGAGCGCCGAAACGGCGGCCACCAGGGGCGCGGCGAGTCCGAGAGATGCGAAACCGGACGTGTCGCCGGCGGTTGGGGTCTTCATGTGAGTTGTTCTCTGATTCTGTGACCGATGCGTTACCGATGCGTGGAGGCAACCCTTTAGGGTTGCCTGTTACTTCTTCTTGCAGTTGTTCTTCAGCCAATCCGCGTAGCCGGCTTCGGTGACTTCACCCGCGGCCAGGGCCAGCGTCTGAATGGTGGCATCGACTTCCGATGCGCTGAACGTGTCTCCGTTCCGTTCGAGGAACATGATCGCGATGGTGAAACCCGTCCGCTTGTTTCCATCGACGAACGGATGGTTCTTCACGACTCCGAACGCGTATGCGGCAGCCAATTCGAAGTTCGTCGGCTGGCCGTAGGCCAGCAGGTTCTCCGGGCGAGCAAGGGCGGAGTCGAGCAGGCCGCTGTCACGAACCCCAGTGGCGCCACCGAAATCTGCCAGCAGCCGCTCGTGGGTGGCGAGCACCGCCTCCCGAAGCAGCCACACCGGCGCCGTCATTTCGCGAGTTCGCGCAGAGTGTTACGGTAGCGATTGATCACGCTTTCGGCCGCTTCCATCTGCTTCTTGAACTCATC includes:
- a CDS encoding type II toxin-antitoxin system death-on-curing family toxin; its protein translation is MTAPVWLLREAVLATHERLLADFGGATGVRDSGLLDSALARPENLLAYGQPTNFELAAAYAFGVVKNHPFVDGNKRTGFTIAIMFLERNGDTFSASEVDATIQTLALAAGEVTEAGYADWLKNNCKKK